A genomic stretch from Desulfohalobium retbaense DSM 5692 includes:
- a CDS encoding sulfurtransferase, with translation MQDRKILRFILIAAVLLLGVVWSLASAEQPGTQGHSGYPNGQFLCTAQWLKTQGQDQGVVVIDVRNDEHFDNTLIPGAIRMPWSLFRTNDRAGNLADIFVGLDKAQEILGEHGIARGSTVVLYDSVARDGGATASYVFWVLDMLGHENKIILERGIDGWKEAGGDLAQQPAELESVLYQAPAEEMVPQRGVNGDFIAKRLGDPYYQILDVRSQGEYTGELANTALDGSVLKRGHVPGAVNIPDASNWTDEKTKDIKSYADLQQLYRGLDPGKAIIPYCHSGRRGSFGYFILRLMGFSDVRLYERSWNEWGQHSRFYPVQAAVQRPTGSSLPQGSSAQAPAAASGPSTQPAGASKPAPKSGSSSGGYVSCGG, from the coding sequence ATGCAAGACAGAAAGATTCTTCGTTTTATTCTTATCGCAGCGGTCCTGCTCCTTGGCGTGGTCTGGTCCCTGGCCTCTGCTGAACAGCCCGGTACCCAGGGCCATTCCGGCTATCCGAACGGGCAATTCCTGTGCACGGCCCAGTGGCTCAAAACTCAGGGGCAAGACCAGGGCGTGGTCGTCATCGACGTTCGCAACGACGAGCATTTCGACAATACCCTTATCCCCGGTGCCATCCGTATGCCGTGGAGCCTGTTTCGGACCAACGACCGGGCCGGGAATCTGGCCGACATTTTCGTCGGACTGGACAAGGCCCAGGAGATCCTGGGCGAGCACGGAATCGCGCGGGGCTCGACCGTGGTCCTCTATGATTCCGTTGCACGTGACGGCGGGGCCACAGCCTCGTACGTCTTTTGGGTGCTCGATATGCTCGGGCATGAAAACAAGATAATCCTGGAGCGGGGTATTGACGGCTGGAAGGAGGCCGGGGGCGACCTTGCCCAACAGCCGGCCGAACTGGAGTCTGTCCTCTATCAGGCCCCGGCTGAAGAGATGGTCCCTCAGCGAGGCGTCAACGGAGATTTTATCGCCAAGCGCCTCGGTGATCCGTATTACCAGATCCTCGATGTCCGTTCGCAGGGCGAATATACCGGTGAACTGGCCAATACGGCCCTGGACGGGAGCGTGCTCAAACGCGGCCATGTTCCCGGAGCGGTGAATATACCGGACGCCTCGAACTGGACCGATGAAAAAACAAAAGACATCAAGTCCTATGCGGATTTGCAGCAATTGTACCGCGGCCTGGATCCCGGCAAGGCCATTATCCCCTATTGCCATTCCGGGCGCCGTGGGTCCTTCGGGTACTTCATTCTGCGCCTGATGGGGTTTTCTGATGTGCGCCTCTATGAACGCTCCTGGAACGAATGGGGGCAGCATTCACGTTTTTATCCGGTGCAGGCTGCTGTGCAGCGGCCCACAGGATCGTCCCTGCCCCAGGGCAGTAGCGCACAGGCACCGGCCGCGGCTTCAGGTCCGTCGACGCAACCGGCGGGAGCTTCCAAGCCGGCCCCCAAATCAGGCTCGTCTTCGGGCGGGTACGTCTCTTGCGGAGGGTGA